The following coding sequences lie in one Dromaius novaehollandiae isolate bDroNov1 unplaced genomic scaffold, bDroNov1.hap1 HAP1_SCAFFOLD_56, whole genome shotgun sequence genomic window:
- the LOC135325750 gene encoding olfactory receptor 14A16-like, protein MSNSSSLNEFLLLAFADTRELQLLHFSLFLGIYLAALLGNGLIITAVACDHHLHTPMYFFLLNLSLLDLASISTTVPKSMANSLRDTRAISYSGCVTQVFLLLFSLSAECSLLTVMAYDRYVAICRPLHYGTLMDSRACVKMAAAAWASGFLYALLHTGSTFSIPLCKGNVVEQFFCEVPQILRLSCSDSYLREVGLIVVSVFLVFGCFIFIVLSYVQIFTAVLRIPSEQGRHKAFSMCLPHLAVVSLFLSTAMFAYLKPPSLSSPILDLVVSLVYSMVPPAVNPLIYSLRNKELKDALRKLVQRQQQ, encoded by the coding sequence atgtccaacagcagctccctcaatgagttcctcctcctggcatttgcagacacacgggagctgcagctcttgcacttctcgctcttcctgggcatctacctggctgccctcctgggcaacggcctcatcatcacagctgtagcctgtgaccaccacctccacacccccatgtacttcttcctcctcaacctctccctccttgaccttgcctccatctccaccactgtccccaaatccatggccaattccctgagggacaccagggccatttcctactcaggatgtgttacccaggtctttctgcttctcttttcatTGTCAGCAGAGTgctctcttctcactgtcatggcctatgaccgctatgttgccatctgcagaccactgcactacgggaccctcatggacagcagagcttgtgtcaaaatggcagcagctgcctgggccagtggttttctctatgctctcctgcacactgggagcacattttcaataccactctgcaaAGGCAATgttgtggagcagttcttctgtgaagttccccagatcctcaggctctcctgctcagactcctacctcagggaagttggacttattgtggttagtgtctttttagtctttgggtgtttcattttcattgtgctgtcctacgtgcagatcttcactgctgtgctgaggatcccctctgagcagggccggcacaaagccttttccatgtgcctcccacacctggccgtggtctccctgtttctcagcactgcaatgtttgcctaccttaagcccccctccctctcctccccaatTCTGGACCTGGTGGTTTCTCTTGTGTACTCaatggtgcctccagcagtgaaccccctcatctacagcttgaggaacaaggagctcaaggatgcactgaggaaactggttcaacgCCAGCAGCAATAA